One segment of Bradyrhizobium sp. CB2312 DNA contains the following:
- a CDS encoding sulfite oxidase-like oxidoreductase → MADETPSDSKLTRTKEKWAREGRFLTGKVTRPEDQRLPPGQHLTNDWPVLDLGVVPPVSRERWRLDVYGAVDNPVFWSFAEFAAQKQAQFTSDIHCVTTWSRYDNHWEGLATRELLEACRPREDARFVVLHSYDGYTTNLALQDFAAEDALLAHSWSGQPLSDEHGGPVRLVVPHLYFWKSAKWLQAIEFLTEDAPGFWEVRGYHNRGDPWAEQRYSGD, encoded by the coding sequence ATGGCTGACGAGACGCCATCCGACAGCAAGCTGACGCGCACCAAGGAGAAATGGGCGCGCGAGGGCCGCTTCCTCACCGGCAAGGTCACGCGTCCGGAGGACCAGCGTCTGCCGCCGGGCCAGCATCTGACAAACGACTGGCCGGTGCTCGATCTCGGCGTCGTGCCGCCGGTGTCGCGCGAGCGCTGGCGGCTCGACGTCTACGGCGCGGTCGACAATCCCGTGTTCTGGAGCTTCGCCGAATTCGCTGCTCAGAAGCAGGCGCAATTCACCTCCGACATCCACTGCGTGACCACCTGGTCACGCTACGACAACCATTGGGAAGGGCTCGCGACGCGCGAGCTGCTCGAAGCCTGCCGGCCGCGCGAGGATGCACGCTTCGTCGTGCTGCATTCCTATGACGGCTACACCACCAATCTTGCGCTGCAAGATTTTGCCGCCGAGGACGCCCTACTTGCCCATAGCTGGTCCGGCCAGCCGCTATCCGACGAGCATGGCGGCCCGGTACGGCTCGTGGTGCCGCATCTGTATTTCTGGAAGAGCGCCAAATGGCTTCAGGCCATCGAATTCCTGACCGAGGACGCGCCGGGTTTCTGGGAAGTCCGCGGCTATCATAACCGCGGCGATCCCTGGGCCGAGCAGCGCTATTCGGGCGATTAG
- a CDS encoding ferredoxin — protein sequence MTERLRVHVDPDKCQGHARCKALAPELFELDEYGNAHEAGDGVVPPGLEDKAWLAKSNCPEIAIDVIEE from the coding sequence ATGACAGAGCGACTGAGGGTTCACGTCGATCCCGACAAGTGCCAGGGCCACGCACGGTGCAAGGCGCTCGCGCCGGAGCTGTTCGAGCTCGACGAATACGGCAACGCCCATGAGGCTGGCGATGGCGTCGTTCCACCGGGCCTCGAAGACAAGGCCTGGCTTGCCAAATCCAACTGCCCGGAAATCGCAATCGATGTGATCGAAGAGTAG
- a CDS encoding cytochrome P450 → MSDVSQPAAHPPVTDWVHDFDHTDPQWTDDPFPIWEELRAASPVVHTERFLGCYMPTTYEAVRAIANDTEHFSSRRIIVRDVRPEITSRNAAPPITSDPPVHKPAKQLLLPPFTPDAMKKLEPRVRAICNELIDGFIAEGRIDAADRYTKHIPVRAIAHMLGIPETDSDLFINWIHMILELGIKDENVLLQAVQEMSAYFSGHIEERKNKPTNDLISYLMNAKDKEGNPLEDSHVLGSLRLLLIAGIDTTWSAIGSSLWHLAKTPVDRERLIAEPGLIPTAVEELLRAYSPVTMAREVVKETTISGCPVKTGNMVLLSFPAANRDPKMFPDADKVVIDRRENRHAAFGLGIHRCVGSNLARMEMQVALEEWLKRIPDFALDPAGTVTWSQGTVRGPRQLPFLLGKAM, encoded by the coding sequence ATGTCCGACGTCAGCCAGCCCGCCGCCCATCCGCCCGTGACCGACTGGGTCCATGATTTCGACCACACCGACCCGCAATGGACTGACGACCCCTTCCCGATCTGGGAAGAACTGCGCGCCGCCAGTCCCGTCGTACATACCGAGCGGTTCCTCGGCTGCTACATGCCGACGACCTACGAAGCTGTGCGCGCGATCGCCAATGACACCGAGCATTTCTCCTCCCGCCGCATCATCGTCCGTGACGTACGGCCGGAAATCACCAGCAGGAACGCGGCCCCGCCGATCACGTCCGATCCGCCCGTGCACAAGCCGGCCAAGCAGCTGCTGCTGCCGCCTTTCACACCGGACGCGATGAAAAAGCTCGAGCCGCGGGTGCGCGCCATCTGCAACGAGCTGATCGACGGATTCATCGCCGAGGGCCGGATCGATGCGGCGGACCGCTACACCAAGCACATCCCGGTGCGCGCAATCGCGCACATGCTCGGCATTCCCGAGACCGACAGCGACCTCTTCATCAACTGGATCCACATGATCCTCGAGCTCGGCATCAAGGACGAGAACGTGCTGCTCCAGGCGGTGCAGGAGATGAGCGCCTATTTCAGCGGACACATCGAGGAGCGCAAGAACAAGCCGACCAACGACCTGATCTCCTATTTGATGAATGCGAAGGACAAGGAGGGCAATCCGCTCGAGGATTCCCACGTGCTGGGCTCGCTGCGGCTGCTCCTGATCGCCGGCATCGACACCACCTGGAGCGCGATCGGCTCCTCGCTCTGGCATCTGGCCAAAACGCCTGTTGACCGCGAGCGGCTGATCGCCGAGCCCGGGCTGATCCCGACCGCGGTGGAGGAATTGTTGCGCGCCTATTCGCCCGTCACGATGGCCCGCGAGGTGGTCAAGGAGACCACGATCTCGGGCTGCCCGGTCAAGACGGGCAACATGGTGCTGCTGTCCTTCCCGGCCGCCAACCGGGACCCAAAAATGTTTCCGGACGCTGACAAAGTCGTGATCGACCGCCGCGAGAACCGCCACGCCGCTTTCGGCCTCGGCATCCACCGCTGCGTCGGTTCCAATCTTGCGCGCATGGAGATGCAGGTGGCGCTGGAGGAATGGCTGAAGCGGATTCCGGACTTCGCCCTGGATCCGGCAGGCACCGTGACCTGGTCCCAGGGCACGGTGAGAGGCCCCCGCCAGTTGCCATTTTTGCTGGGAAAGGCGATGTAG
- a CDS encoding PLP-dependent aminotransferase family protein yields MIALNRADEQGLMAQLTSQLRRLIASGRLGKGRVLPSSRRLASDLGVSRNTVTYAFEQLAAEGYLEASHGRRPVVTVDGGEPGKAASAAGARIGKPRLSPWAAKLKQTDWPMSYQALLKPLRPGHGDFREFPNEVWARCLRRSAGRAARRELGPINRPRLRESLAHYLATSRGVRARADQILILPSAQAALTLIAAALISPGDEVWVEDPGYPGAAAAFRASGARVTGIRLDEQGMQRIPGLSAPKLVFMTPSHQHPTGRLMSLARRTEFLGLSKAGKTWIVEDDYDGEFHYDSRPVPALQGLDAHGRVFYVGTFAKAMTADIRLGYLVAPPALVSTLEIAQRHIGLIAASHIQEALAEFIADGHFLAHLRRLRRLYHARRDHLVAGLERQLGEVLAVEVPSGGIQLVARLKRGRADQAAVKRLVAAGVETRALSSLALGRPRDHGLLLGFAAWRESEISAALRTMASCF; encoded by the coding sequence ATGATCGCCCTGAACCGGGCCGACGAGCAGGGGCTGATGGCGCAGCTCACCAGCCAGCTCCGCCGCCTGATCGCGAGCGGCCGTCTCGGCAAAGGCCGTGTGCTGCCGTCGAGCCGCCGCCTCGCCAGCGATCTCGGCGTCTCGCGCAACACCGTCACCTATGCGTTCGAGCAACTCGCCGCCGAGGGATATCTCGAGGCATCGCACGGACGCCGTCCGGTCGTCACGGTCGATGGCGGCGAGCCCGGCAAAGCGGCGAGCGCCGCAGGTGCGCGTATCGGCAAGCCGCGGCTCTCGCCATGGGCGGCAAAACTCAAGCAGACCGACTGGCCGATGTCCTATCAGGCGCTGCTAAAACCGTTGCGTCCGGGACACGGCGATTTCCGGGAGTTTCCGAACGAGGTCTGGGCGCGCTGCCTGCGCCGCAGTGCCGGGCGTGCGGCGAGGCGTGAGCTTGGACCGATCAACCGGCCGCGCCTGCGCGAATCGCTCGCGCATTATCTCGCGACCAGCAGGGGCGTTCGCGCCAGGGCGGACCAGATCCTGATCCTGCCGAGCGCGCAGGCCGCGCTGACCTTGATCGCGGCCGCGCTGATCTCGCCCGGTGACGAGGTCTGGGTCGAGGATCCCGGCTATCCCGGCGCGGCGGCCGCCTTCCGTGCATCCGGCGCGCGCGTGACCGGCATCAGGCTGGACGAGCAGGGCATGCAGCGGATACCGGGACTGTCGGCGCCAAAGCTCGTCTTCATGACGCCGTCGCATCAGCATCCGACCGGACGGCTGATGTCGCTGGCGCGCCGCACCGAATTTCTTGGGCTGAGCAAGGCCGGCAAGACCTGGATCGTCGAGGACGATTACGACGGCGAATTCCACTACGACAGCCGCCCCGTGCCGGCCCTGCAAGGGCTCGATGCCCATGGCCGTGTCTTCTATGTCGGCACCTTCGCCAAGGCGATGACGGCGGATATCCGGCTCGGCTATCTCGTCGCGCCGCCGGCGCTGGTCAGCACCCTCGAGATCGCGCAGCGGCACATCGGGCTGATCGCCGCCAGCCACATCCAGGAAGCATTGGCGGAGTTCATTGCCGACGGCCACTTCCTCGCGCATCTGCGCCGGCTGCGCCGGTTGTATCATGCGCGCCGCGATCATCTCGTCGCGGGACTGGAGCGCCAACTCGGCGAGGTGCTTGCGGTCGAGGTGCCCTCCGGCGGCATCCAGCTCGTCGCGCGCCTCAAGCGCGGCCGGGCCGATCAGGCGGCCGTGAAGAGGCTCGTCGCCGCGGGTGTCGAGACGCGCGCCTTATCGAGTCTTGCGCTTGGCCGGCCGCGCGATCACGGCCTGCTGCTCGGCTTTGCGGCGTGGCGCGAGAGCGAGATCAGCGCGGCGCTGCGGACGATGGCGTCGTGCTTCTAG
- a CDS encoding TetR/AcrR family transcriptional regulator, whose amino-acid sequence MRSQLARKPEKTYHHGDLRDALIKAALREAEQGGVEAISIKALAKQLGVSQPAPYRHFADREALLAAATAEAFRQLSAILREAMAKPSKQSKLSRLAQATLDFGLRRNGIYRLMFASRIVSCAAKDSELHAATRETFGLVIEALESPAVGYLRERQALKIWAALHGVVMLAEQGLFTGESAHATREELVEDFVNETKAALAVAIKDARRQKKAGA is encoded by the coding sequence ATGCGCTCACAACTCGCTCGCAAGCCCGAGAAGACCTACCATCACGGCGATCTCCGCGACGCTCTGATCAAGGCCGCGTTGCGCGAGGCGGAGCAGGGCGGGGTGGAAGCAATCAGCATCAAGGCGCTGGCAAAGCAGCTCGGCGTCTCGCAGCCGGCGCCATACCGGCACTTTGCCGATCGCGAGGCGCTGCTTGCGGCGGCGACGGCCGAAGCGTTCCGGCAGCTCAGCGCGATCCTGCGCGAGGCGATGGCGAAACCGTCGAAGCAATCGAAGCTGTCGCGCCTGGCGCAGGCGACGCTCGATTTCGGCCTGCGCCGCAACGGCATCTACCGGTTGATGTTCGCATCCCGCATCGTGTCATGCGCGGCCAAGGACAGCGAGCTGCACGCGGCGACGCGCGAGACGTTCGGGCTCGTGATCGAAGCGCTGGAATCGCCCGCCGTTGGCTATTTGCGCGAGCGGCAGGCCCTGAAGATCTGGGCCGCGCTGCACGGCGTGGTGATGCTGGCCGAGCAGGGCCTGTTCACCGGCGAGTCGGCGCACGCCACGCGTGAGGAGCTGGTCGAGGATTTTGTCAACGAGACGAAGGCGGCGCTCGCGGTCGCGATCAAGGACGCGCGGCGCCAGAAGAAGGCCGGCGCTTAG
- a CDS encoding bifunctional alpha/beta hydrolase/OsmC family protein: MATERFQFTGEDGHQLAAALELPDGEPAAYALFAHCFTCGKDTLAAKRISVALAARGIAVLRFDFTGLGSSEGDFANSTFSSNVADLVRAADHLRSVRKAPSILIGHSLGGAAILAAAGKIPEARAVATIAAPSDPAHVTGLFKEHLDNIRAQGEVEVSLAGRPFRIKREFLDDIVEHELMKDVTGLHKALLVMHSPVDDTVGIDNATKIFLAAKHPKSFVSLDHADHLLTKPADALYAADVITAWASRYIDTAKPAPTMDLAEEPRKVVVQETRKSKFNQIITVGPHHLVADEPKAAGGEDAGPGPYDFLLAGLGACTSMTMRLYADRKSLPLDRVTVTLKHSKIYAKDCAECEMRDGMLDQIERDIAMDGALDAEQRKKLMEIADKCPVHRTLTSEIRIVTKAVD; this comes from the coding sequence ATGGCAACGGAGCGCTTTCAATTCACCGGCGAAGATGGCCATCAGCTCGCGGCCGCGCTGGAATTGCCGGACGGCGAGCCCGCGGCTTACGCGCTGTTCGCGCACTGTTTCACCTGCGGCAAGGACACGCTGGCGGCCAAGCGCATCTCGGTCGCGCTCGCCGCCAGGGGCATCGCCGTGCTGCGCTTCGACTTCACCGGGCTCGGCTCCAGCGAAGGCGATTTTGCCAATTCGACGTTCTCCTCCAACGTCGCCGATCTCGTGCGCGCCGCCGATCATTTGCGCAGCGTCCGCAAGGCGCCGTCGATCCTGATCGGCCACAGCCTCGGCGGCGCCGCGATCCTCGCGGCAGCCGGGAAGATCCCCGAAGCCAGGGCGGTCGCGACCATCGCGGCGCCGTCCGATCCGGCTCATGTCACGGGTCTCTTCAAGGAGCATCTCGACAACATCCGCGCGCAGGGCGAGGTCGAGGTCTCGCTCGCAGGGCGACCGTTCCGGATCAAGCGCGAATTCCTCGACGACATCGTCGAGCACGAGCTGATGAAGGACGTCACCGGCCTACACAAGGCGCTGCTGGTGATGCATTCGCCTGTCGACGACACCGTCGGCATCGACAACGCCACAAAGATTTTCCTTGCGGCAAAGCACCCCAAGAGCTTCGTCTCGCTGGATCACGCCGATCATCTGCTGACCAAGCCGGCCGACGCGCTCTACGCAGCCGATGTGATCACGGCCTGGGCGAGCCGCTACATCGATACGGCAAAGCCCGCGCCGACAATGGACCTCGCCGAAGAGCCTCGCAAGGTGGTGGTTCAGGAGACCCGCAAGAGCAAGTTCAACCAGATCATCACCGTGGGCCCGCATCATCTGGTCGCGGACGAACCGAAGGCTGCCGGCGGCGAGGATGCCGGTCCGGGACCTTACGACTTCCTGCTCGCCGGTCTCGGCGCCTGCACCTCCATGACCATGCGCCTCTATGCCGACCGCAAGTCGCTGCCGCTCGATCGCGTCACGGTGACGCTGAAACATTCAAAAATCTACGCCAAGGACTGCGCGGAGTGCGAGATGCGGGACGGCATGCTCGACCAGATCGAGCGCGATATCGCGATGGACGGCGCACTCGACGCCGAGCAGCGCAAGAAACTGATGGAGATCGCCGACAAGTGCCCGGTGCACCGGACGCTGACGTCCGAGATCCGCATCGTGACCAAGGCCGTGGATTAG
- a CDS encoding aspartate aminotransferase family protein — MSTRTSRVLHRSLRETPPKAIGGEGVYLFAEDGRRVIDASGGAAVSCLGHQHPRVIAAIAKQASTLAYAHTAFFSSEPAEALAERLVGHEPGGLGYAYFVSGGSEAIEASIKLARQYFIERGEPQRQHFIARRQSYHGNTLGALAAGGNAWRRAPYAPLLSAAFSHVTPAFAYHEKHDGETDAQFVARLAAELEAEFQRLGPDTVAAFLAEPVVGATAGAVTAPDGYFKAMREICDRHGALLILDEVMSGMGRTGTMHAWEQEGIAPDIQTIAKGLGGGYQPIGAMLASREIIDTIRSGSGAFQHGHTYLAHPLACAAALAVQDVIREDRLLDRVKERGKQLEQRLTERFGNHRHVGDIRGRGLFWAIELVADRASRTSFDPALKLHQKIKAEAFAGGLGCYPGGGTVDGVRGDHVLLAPPYIASADEIDQIVDKLGTAVDNVLRSVNH; from the coding sequence ATGAGCACCCGCACCAGCCGCGTGCTGCACCGCTCGCTCCGCGAAACGCCGCCCAAGGCGATCGGCGGCGAGGGCGTCTATCTCTTCGCCGAGGACGGACGCCGGGTGATCGATGCGTCCGGCGGCGCCGCGGTCTCCTGCCTCGGGCACCAGCATCCGCGCGTGATCGCGGCGATTGCCAAGCAGGCCTCGACGCTGGCCTATGCCCATACCGCCTTTTTCTCGTCCGAGCCGGCCGAGGCGCTCGCCGAAAGGCTGGTCGGCCACGAGCCCGGCGGCCTCGGTTACGCCTATTTCGTCAGCGGCGGGTCGGAGGCGATCGAGGCCAGCATCAAGCTGGCGCGGCAATATTTCATCGAACGCGGCGAGCCGCAGCGGCAGCATTTCATTGCGCGGCGGCAGAGCTATCACGGCAACACGCTCGGCGCGCTCGCCGCCGGCGGCAATGCCTGGCGCCGCGCGCCCTATGCGCCGCTGCTCTCGGCCGCGTTCAGCCATGTGACGCCGGCCTTCGCGTATCACGAGAAGCACGACGGCGAGACCGATGCGCAGTTCGTCGCGCGCCTCGCCGCGGAGCTCGAGGCCGAGTTCCAGCGGCTTGGTCCCGACACGGTCGCAGCGTTCCTGGCCGAGCCCGTCGTTGGCGCTACCGCCGGCGCCGTGACGGCACCGGACGGCTATTTCAAGGCGATGCGCGAGATCTGCGACCGCCATGGCGCGCTGCTCATTCTCGACGAGGTCATGAGCGGCATGGGCCGTACCGGCACGATGCATGCCTGGGAGCAGGAAGGCATCGCGCCTGACATTCAGACGATCGCAAAGGGTCTCGGCGGCGGCTACCAGCCGATCGGCGCGATGCTCGCGAGCAGAGAGATCATCGACACCATCCGGTCAGGCTCCGGCGCGTTCCAGCACGGCCACACTTATCTCGCCCATCCCCTCGCCTGCGCAGCCGCGCTCGCAGTGCAGGATGTGATACGCGAGGACCGCCTGCTCGACCGCGTGAAGGAGCGCGGCAAGCAGCTCGAGCAGAGGCTGACCGAGCGCTTCGGCAATCACCGCCATGTCGGCGACATCAGGGGGCGCGGCCTGTTCTGGGCGATCGAGCTCGTCGCCGATCGCGCCAGCCGCACCTCGTTCGACCCGGCGCTCAAGCTGCACCAGAAGATCAAGGCGGAGGCCTTTGCCGGCGGGCTCGGCTGCTATCCCGGCGGCGGTACCGTGGACGGCGTCCGCGGCGACCATGTGCTGTTGGCGCCGCCCTATATCGCTTCGGCAGACGAGATCGATCAGATCGTCGACAAGCTCGGCACGGCCGTCGACAACGTGTTGCGTAGTGTCAATCACTGA
- a CDS encoding aspartate/glutamate racemase family protein, translated as MRIALIHALKHSIAPIEAAFAQAWPEARLMNLLDDSLSADLARDGALNDAMTGRFLALGDYAAATGANAILFTCSAFGPCIEAVARAHAPMPVLKPNEAMIERAVTMGKRIGLLSTFPPTLVSMPPEFPAAVQIVPKLAEGALAALDRGDRATHDRLIVEASKDLRDCDVIALAQFSIASTAPLVAEATGRPVVTTPDSAVEKLMRLLKAKA; from the coding sequence ATGCGTATCGCCCTGATCCACGCCCTCAAGCACTCCATCGCCCCGATCGAGGCGGCATTCGCGCAGGCGTGGCCGGAGGCGCGGCTGATGAATCTGCTCGACGACAGCCTGTCGGCGGATCTGGCCCGCGACGGCGCACTCAACGATGCTATGACCGGGCGTTTCCTCGCGCTCGGCGACTATGCAGCGGCGACCGGAGCCAATGCGATCCTGTTCACCTGCTCAGCCTTTGGTCCCTGCATCGAAGCGGTGGCGCGGGCGCATGCGCCGATGCCGGTGCTCAAGCCCAACGAAGCGATGATCGAGCGGGCCGTGACGATGGGCAAGCGGATCGGCCTGCTCTCGACCTTTCCGCCGACGCTGGTGTCGATGCCGCCGGAGTTTCCCGCCGCCGTCCAGATCGTGCCGAAGCTCGCCGAGGGCGCGCTGGCGGCGCTCGACCGCGGGGACCGCGCCACGCACGACCGGCTGATTGTCGAAGCATCAAAAGACCTGCGCGATTGCGACGTCATTGCGCTGGCGCAGTTCAGTATCGCGTCGACGGCCCCGCTGGTCGCGGAGGCCACCGGCCGTCCCGTGGTGACAACGCCTGACAGCGCAGTCGAGAAGCTCATGAGGCTGCTGAAGGCGAAAGCCTAA
- a CDS encoding MFS transporter codes for MTEQAIQPASDHIDLADAERRIKAIFIGSIGNLVEWYDFYAYTAFALYFAPAFFPGNDPVVQQLNVAVVFAATFLMRPLGGWFFGYLADHFGRRISLTLSVVFMCFGSLIIALTPTYATIGFAAPVILALARIIEGLSLGGEYGASATYLSEVADPRHRGFYSSFQYVTLIGGQLTAIIVLLLLQKVFLTPEELKAWGWRIPFAIGAALAIFAAVMRRNLHETEAFEEAKKVVKPTGSLANLLRYPRELLLVVGLTAGGTAAFYTFTTYMQTFVKLSVGLTEDQTTFVIFGTLIFATILQPIYGAISDKIGRKPLLIFFGVAGTLATVPLLMTLKETKSPFMAFILICCAWLFVAGYTSINAVVKAELFPTNVRALGVGLPYAITVSIFGGTAPAIALYFKSIGHEDWFYYYLAGIICLSLIIYSTMRDTKHASAMHRHE; via the coding sequence GTGACTGAGCAAGCAATCCAACCGGCCTCCGACCACATTGACCTCGCCGACGCCGAACGCCGGATCAAGGCGATCTTCATCGGCTCGATCGGCAATCTCGTCGAGTGGTACGACTTCTACGCCTACACCGCGTTTGCGCTCTATTTCGCCCCGGCGTTCTTCCCCGGCAATGACCCCGTCGTACAGCAATTGAATGTCGCCGTGGTGTTCGCGGCGACCTTCCTGATGCGCCCGCTGGGCGGCTGGTTCTTCGGCTACCTCGCCGACCATTTCGGCCGGCGCATCTCGCTGACCCTGTCGGTCGTCTTCATGTGCTTCGGCTCGCTGATCATCGCGCTGACGCCGACCTATGCGACGATCGGATTCGCAGCGCCGGTGATCCTGGCGCTCGCCCGCATCATCGAGGGCCTCAGCCTCGGCGGCGAATACGGCGCCAGCGCCACTTACCTCAGCGAAGTTGCCGACCCCAGGCATCGCGGCTTCTATTCGAGCTTCCAGTACGTCACGCTGATCGGCGGCCAACTCACCGCGATCATCGTGCTCCTGCTCCTGCAAAAGGTCTTCCTCACGCCGGAGGAACTGAAGGCCTGGGGCTGGCGCATCCCGTTCGCGATCGGTGCGGCGCTCGCGATTTTTGCCGCAGTGATGCGGCGCAATCTGCACGAGACCGAGGCCTTCGAGGAAGCCAAGAAGGTCGTGAAGCCGACCGGCTCGCTCGCTAATCTGCTGCGCTATCCGCGCGAGCTGCTGCTGGTGGTCGGCCTCACCGCCGGCGGCACCGCGGCGTTCTACACTTTCACCACCTACATGCAGACCTTCGTCAAGCTCTCGGTCGGATTGACCGAGGACCAGACGACTTTCGTGATCTTCGGCACGCTGATCTTCGCCACCATCCTGCAGCCGATCTACGGCGCGATCTCCGACAAGATCGGCCGCAAGCCGCTTTTGATCTTCTTCGGTGTCGCCGGCACGCTCGCGACCGTGCCGCTGCTGATGACGTTGAAGGAGACCAAGTCGCCGTTCATGGCCTTCATCCTGATCTGCTGCGCCTGGCTGTTCGTCGCCGGCTACACCTCGATCAACGCGGTGGTGAAGGCCGAGCTGTTCCCGACCAATGTCCGGGCGCTCGGCGTCGGCCTGCCCTATGCGATCACGGTCTCCATTTTCGGCGGCACCGCGCCGGCGATCGCGCTCTATTTCAAGAGCATCGGGCACGAGGACTGGTTCTATTACTATCTCGCGGGCATTATCTGCCTGTCGCTGATCATCTATTCCACCATGCGCGACACCAAGCACGCCTCCGCGATGCATCGCCACGAGTAG